The DNA region atcagagtgAAAAACTACAGGCCTAGAGAAACACGGGGGTTAACAGTCACGTGGAGCCCTTGTTTAATGTACTTAAAAAGCAGATTCCTTCCAGAAGCCACAAGGCTGCCTGTGAGAGTCGAGATATCCATTAGCTAGTTATTAACAACGAGAGCCAAGCCCTTCCAGGCGGCAGAGCCAAGAAATGCTTTTAATACCCTCTTCTCTGAAGCGAGAGCAGTGGGACCTCTCTCAGCCCCCAATTCTGCGCACAGAATGACGGCGCAGTCCTCCAAAAACCCACAGAGTTGACTTCAGCCTAGACTGGGACTCCCCAGAGACACCCCAAACCACACCCCCATCAAACACAAGGAAGCCACCTCGCTCTCTCCCCTCCACCATGATATACTTCTACCTCTTTCTAGAGAGACAATTCTTTTGGCAGGAGCAGATGCCCTCCCCTCACCGGAGCCCCTGGTGATATCTGATCTCACCAGTCATCGGACACTGCACCCCGAAACCTCAGCTCTTCTAAAGGTCATTCCCCTATTCCTGGCTTGGCCCGGTGTCTGACTGAGCTGTGCAGCTGTGACTAACTCTGTCACTAACTCTGCCTCGGGCCTCAAGGAGCCAACCTTGTCACACATCCTGGGTGGGTCCTATTCCAGCCACTTGGCCTGACTCCAGTCCCTGCCTGCAGCAGTGACAGATCATTCATGTCCCAGGGCAGAAGAGGAGAGGGTCGGAGTGGACCGGTTCTCCCTTCCTAAGGACTTGCTGTTCCTGTTCCCCAAGAGGCAGACCTTCTGTCTCCCCTGGGAGCTGAGAagccctcttctttcttctttgcctAAAGAGGGAAAAATGATATGctttgattgattcattcattcaacattcatCTGTATCTCAGACACCTGCTGAGCCTGAGtcccctggtagctcagtggagACAGGAGATGATCTGTCCCTGCCTTAGCAGACCCTGAAAGCAGCTGCTATTCATGCCCCTGGGAAGCAGTTGGTCAAGGGGCATCTCAGGACTGGAAGCAGGCAGGCCCAGACCCATCCCAGCCCCATTCCTTTGTTGTATTCCTTTGCACGATCACTcccctctctgaacctccatttcctcttttgtaaagagGCCCTCTACTCAAGGTTCTGATAAATAAAAGAGATGTAACtccttttaaacattaaaaaattaaatctgcaAATTACCATTTTTAAGgaaaactagattttaaaaatcattcatgaaaatagtctgtgcctggcacagagtaggtgctcagtaatagAGGATGAATGAGATCCAGCTTAGTCTCAGGCCAAGGAAGAAATCCACAAAACCAACAAGTTGTTTTCATCatagacagtgtgtgtgtgtgctttcccAGTCTAACAACTTTCAGTTGCGTGATATAAGAGAACCATCTCTGAGCTGAACATTGTGAGCTAAGCGTGGGTCCAGGGCCAGTTGATCTCTggtcctcagtctcctcatccataagatgggaagaaagaaaggacaacccccacccccaccccaccgaATGATTTCTTCCAGCTCCTGAAGCCAGTTGTTAGGAACATTGCCTCCTTgctgatttctcaacagcacAAAGAATTGATTTGTTCCCAAGAATGGTGGATGGTACCCTCTGATCCACTGGGCAAATGGGACTTTCCAGGCCACTCTGTTCCCTTCTCCCCTGAGAAGGAAACAGCTTCAGGCTCTGGtcccccttcctcctgcccaactccctcacccccttctcctctccctcaggattgggcccctcactgccctcGCTGCTGCCCACTCTGTGACTGTGCCTGTGCGTGCCAGCTTCCTGACTGCCAGAGCCTCAACTGTCTCTGCTTTGAGATCAAGCTCCGATGACAAGACCCAGGGTCCCTGCCCTTTGGGGAGCGGCCAGCTCCCAGGGCCCACATGCCCTGTTCCCTGAGGGGCCTCAGGACACCTTTCTCCAGGCTATTGGAACCACAAATGGCCTACCCAGCTCACCAGCCTTGGAACCAGCAGTGGAGAGCCTGGCTCCCTGCAGAGTGGGACTTGAGGAGCCCTCCGCCAGCCGGATGGCAGCCCCTTTGGAGGGCCAGAAGAGAGAGTGGCTGGTGCTCTGGCAGGtgcccctgccctcctctccccctccccaagtaAATGATCGTATTTGAAGGTGAGGGTGGGGGACACTGCTTACCACAGTGAGCATTATGGGACAAACTTGGGCCTTGAGTATCAGGATGTAGGGGTACCCCAGGCACACCCTGTCCACAGACTCTTGGCTATTCCGAGGTGTGAGTGTAGTGCCTGCATCTGCTCTCCCTCTAAAGAAACAGGCTCCAGAGAATCACAGcagccagtgagaggcccggAGTCAGGGGAgcagagggggcagggaaggcCACGAATCTGAgtcccctgccctccttccctccccacagaTCCCTGTCCAAAGACTTCTCCTGACAACCTTCTGAGGGCCTCAGTCTGGATTTCCAAGGAGGAAATTTCCTCTGAAGTACTGGTGAGTGGGCAGgggaccctccccccacccccaaagaggCAGGCCCACAGTTTCCTCCCCATCCTACACTTTAGGCCCCCAGCTGGCATGAATGTCAGGAGCTTCAGGTTTCCCTAAATATAGATCCCCTGCCAGGGGATCTGTGGCGAGGAAAGGGCAAGGGTCACCGGAGAAGGTCGGGGACATTGGTTGGGGGTAGGGCAGGAGCTGCCTTATAACCCAGCCCGGGTGTGGCCTGACTCACTCGCTGCTGACCAGGCTCTGCCCGCTCCTTCGGCCTCCTCCTCGCAGGTGGGCGCCAGCAGGACGGAgcggggggtggggctgggctgaAGGCCTCGGGATTAAGAGGGGAGACCTGGCGGGTAGGATGGGGACGCTAGAAAAATATCTGGGAGGCTGACAGCTGGGGGACGGATTTTATTTTGGAGAAGGAAGGCAGTGCCAGGGAGAAGTTTCGCAGGGGCTCTGGCCCCACATCCCCAGACTTGCTTGGGCAGAGCGGTAGCCGGCGGGTTTCCGCTGGGTCTGGCTTTCGGGGGGCGGCCCGGGCGGCGGACGCGTACACCCTCCCGGTCCCGGGAGCCAGACCCGCCGGAATGGGGCACAGATGCGGCGGAGGCACTCTCCCCGCGGGACACCCGGAACCGCTGCCGCCTCGCCTCCGCCCTTTGCCAGCCCCTGCCATCTCCTCGCGCTCCCCGTGCGTGCCCTCGCCGCCCTCTCTTCCGCCGGGGCTCGCAGTCGCTTGACCTCCGGACTCGGTTACAACGCGACGCACGCTGCCTCAGCGCAGCCGGAAGCTGGGGCTGCCCCCGGCCGCTGGACTGGGCCCGTGGCGGGGGAagctgagcctcagtcttctcgGGCTCTGCCACCCGCTTTTCCCCGACCcgacccccaccccatccccatctcTGCCGGTGCCCCAAATCGGCTGAGTCACAGCGCCCCAAAGCACGCCAAGcaggggggggtggggggaggagaagggagagggaggggagggccccCGCGACCCGCGGGATGTGGCCCGAGTCACGTCCgagggggacggggtgggggaagggatcgTGTTCTCGCCGCACTGTCCTTGCCCAAGCGCCGCCTCCGGGCTTCGCCtttcgggaggcggactctcgcACAGTCCCTCGCCTGCAATTGGACGCCGGGGCGCCTCCGGCCCCCTGCAAAGGGAAAAACCCAGCGGAGACTGGAGCGGTGCCTTTATAAGGCGCGGCACCACCCCCTGCCTGCCCGCCCCCGCGCGCCCCCCTCGGGAGCTGAGTTGGCTGTGTTCCTCTCGGAACGCGCCGCAGAACCAGAGTCCCGGTGACGACTGCCGCGTTCGCTCCCTCAGTCCACTCGCCAGCCCGCGGCCCTCCACCGCTGCACCCCGCCAATCCGCCCCTCTCCTGTGCCAGGTGAGCGCCCCTCCCCACGTGCGAAGGTCAGGGAGAGGGTCGTGGAGAAGGATCCGGGGTGTAGTGGCGGGTCGGGCGTCCGCGCGGAGCCCCCCACCCGGGCCCAGCATCTCCCCTCTCCACCACCACCCACACCTGTGCTCCTAGCCCAGACTCCCCAGCTTGAGCTTGAGCTCCCGCGGTTTGCTGCGCAGTCCAAGGGCCGCTCCGCGCTGAGTCacagcagggaggaaggaagcagggcgAGATGAAGTAccatttccccctctcctttTCTTGTTAGGACTCTTGGTGCAAGTATTATGGCCCCTTTGCCTCTGCAGGGATCCTAGGAGGCCACGAGGGGTGGGGGCCAGCTCATATACTGCCTCAGGGTTCCCCAAAGCGGGTGGTTGGTCCCTGTCCTGGGAGACGGGAGGGTAAACCCCTCGGCAGCTTCTGATGCCCCATGAACACTTTCCCTATTTTTCCTTATCGGGTGACCTTGATTCTGAGTCTGGAACAGCTGCAGCGGCAGAGCAGACATGAGCATTtttcaggggagggggtgggcgcTTGCCTCTCCTCCTCTCACCCTGTATGAGCAGTGAGAACGACAAACCTCACCCCTTTTCTCCACCTCGGGCTAGGCTTCCTCTGTGGCCCTTTTCTGGGCTTCTGATGACCCTCCTGCCTTCTTCCTAACACCctttttctaacaagctcccccCACCGTGGGTGGAGAAGCCTGACCTTGAGGTGTCCTTGAGGCCATGGAACCTGAGCCAGCCCTGGGATCTCGAGTGGACTGCAAGGAACGCTCCTGTAACAGTCAGAAGATCTGGGTTCTACTCTCACATCTGGCTCTAGGGTTGCTGTGTGGCTTGAAACACCGACCTTTCCCCTTCTCAGGCTCCTTTCAGATGAGGAGGTTGGGCCTTCTGCCTTCTGCACCACCTCTAATTCTAAAATACTCTCGTTCGGTTTTGCTTCCAGGCAAGGTGACCCCATGGCAGAGCGCAAGCAAGGAGGGTCCGGCTTCCACGTGACTTGCCTGTCCATGGCTCTGTCCTATTCCCTTTACCCCAGATGCCAGTATATAGCCCCACCCTCAGCTGGGCAACACCCAGCAACAAACAGAGTTAGGAAAGGTACAGGAGGCAGGCCTAGTATAGGGAAGTCGGATGTAGGGGAGAGCTGGGGACAGGAAGTGCCCCAAGCCCTGCCAGTTGTGGGGCAGGGGAGGTACGGAACCTTTGCCCTGACCTGCAGGGAAGAGGCCTTGCTTGTTGGGAGACCACGGGAAGACCCTGCTAACTAGCCCTCCCTGGTCTGTCTCCTGCCCAGGAACTGACAGGCACCATGCCCCACCAATACCCAGCACTGACCCCGGAGCAGAAGAAGGAGCTCTCTGACATTGCTCACCGGATCGTGGCTCCGGGCAAGGGCATCCTGGCTGCAGATGAGTCCACTGGTGCGGGCAGGACACAGTGGGAGGAGGGCCCCAGGTTGGGGGTGATAGGCTGATCCCCTTATTCCCATGTGATGCTTCCCTCCAGGGAGCATTGCCAAGCGACTGCAGTCCATTGGCACTGAGAACACCGAGGAGAACCGGCGCTTCTACCGCCAACTGCTGCTGACTGCCGACGACCGCGTGAATCCCTGCATTGGGGGCGTCATCCTCTTTCATGAGACGCTCTACCAGAAGGCAGATGATGGGCGTCCCTTCCCCCAAGTTATCAAAGCCAAGGGCGGTGTTGTGGGCATCAAGGTGAGGGGGCTAGGCCTCAGGGTGTGAGATGTAAGATGGATCTGGGGGAAAGAAATCCAGAGTAGCAGGCTGGGGGATGAACTTCGGGTCGGGTGGAGTCTGCCCCAGATCACCTCCAAATCGTGTGTAAAGAAGCTAGAAACATATGGGACCTGCTTGGCATTTTTAATCCTTGCAATTGTGAGAGGCAGGTGTTAACGCTTATTATACAATTGAAAAACCAGATGCTCAGGGCCGCGAAGTATTTTGCTCATAGGGTCAGTAAGTGGTAGGAGTCCCGGCTCTGTGTGTGTCCTGCTCTATAGGATCAGATAACGTGACTACGTGAAACATTTGCAAACCAGGAAAGATACTTGAGAGATGAAGTAAAGCCGGGGCAGGGTGGGGCTACAGAGGAGAAAAGCACTAGAGATCACTTCCCTGTCCTGTGTTGTTGCCCCACTCCAACAGGTAGACAAGGGTGTGGTACCCCTGGCAGGAACAAACGGCGAGACAACCACCCAAGGTGAGAACCGTTTAGCTCCCAGCCCTACCCACCAGCCCACCCAGCTCGGTACCCCTCTGGGTGCCCAGGGTGTGTGGGAGCCACGTGCCCCCTCCTCTGCCATGCTTTGATTCCTCCGTCCCCTCTACAGGGCTGGATGGGCTGTCGGAGCGCTGTGCCCAGTACAAGAAGGACGGAGCTGACTTTGCCAAGTGGCGTTGTGTGCTGAAGATAGGGGAACACACCCCCTCCGCCCTCGCCATCATGGAAAACGCCAACGTCCTGGCCCGTTATGCCAGCATCTGCCAGCAGGTGGGCCTGTAGGTCCCCAAGAGGCCACTTCCCACCTCTTTCCATTCCAGCGTGTCAGCTAGCCTGCCACCCATCTGCCAGGCTACCTACCTTCCCCAAGGCAACTGCTCCGGATTCTCACTAAGCACCGGGCTTGGGCCCGTGGAGGGCTTTGCAAGCAGAAGAGCAGAATAGGAGTTGTGCGGGTGGATCTGGGGAGATGGCTGATCTCCTGCAATCTGCCAAGGGTTGTGAATCCAGGGCTCTCTGTCGTCATGGAGATAAGATCTTGGTCAGTGGCTGTGGAGGGCCGTAGGTGGGGCTCTGGGTTAGGAGGCCTCAAGGCTGCCCTGTCCCTCACCCCACAGAATGGCATTGTGCCCATCGTGGAGCCTGAGATCCTCCCTGATGGGGACCATGACTTGAAACGCTGTCAGTATGTAACCGAGAAGGTAGGTTGCCTGCCTGGGCAGTGAGGTGGGCTAGAGAGCTGGGCTGGGGGCCCTGGGGCTGACCCCCGTCCCCCTCCctgctccaccccaccccactttgGTCCCACCCTGCTGTAGGTGCTGGCTGCTGTCTACAAGGCTCTGAGTGACCACCACATCTACCTGGAAGGCACCTTGCTGAAGCCCAATATGGTAACCCCAGGCCACGCCTGCACCCATAAATATTCTCACGAGGAGATTGCCATGGCAACTGTCACAGCACTGCGTCGCACAGTGCCCCCCGCTGTCCCTGGTGAGACCCACACCCTCATCTTGACCCTTGGGAGGTAGACGAACTGTACCCATAAACCTTGTGCCCATGTGCTGTAATTTCCAGGTCAGCTTCTAGGGCCTCCTACCAGTCCCCCGGGTCTCTGACTAcaacccctccccccatttcACCCCCTTCTTCTACAGGGATCACCTTCCTATCTGGAGGCCAGAGTGAGGAGGATGCATCCATCAACCTCAGCGCCATCAACAAGTGCCAGCTGCTGAAGCCATGGGCTCTGACCTTCTCTTATGGCCGAGCCCTGCAGGCCTCTGCCCTGAAGGCTTGGGGTGGAAAAAAGGAGAACCTGAAGGCTGCCCAGGAAGAATACATCAAGCGAGCCCTGGTAAGGATGGGGCAGGAGGTGGGCACGGTGCTGGGGTGGATGGGATCTGAGAAGGAACCTTCTCACTCTGGCTCCTCTCCCCTTTTAGGCCAACAGCCTTGCCTGCCAAGGAAAGTACACCCCAAGTGGTAAGGCGGGGGCTGCAGCCAGTGAGTCCCTCTTCATCTCTAACCATGCCTACTAAGCGGAGGTGTTCTAAGGCTGCCCCCTCAACACTCCAGGCCCTGCCCCCTCGCACACTCACTCTTGAAGAGAGGGGGCCTCATCCGGGGCTCCAGGCTGCTCTTTCCCGTCACTCCTGCCTCCCTTGTGACATTGATGCCTGGTGTTGTCTGTGTACGCTAACTCCACCATTTCCAGCCTACTGCCAATAAACAACTATTGAAGGGGGAGTCTGTTGTCCATGTCTGTGGTGTCTCGggcaggggagggctgggggaggtggcAGAGCCCAGAGAAGAAAGCGCCCTTGCATTATGTTCTTCCTTCTTGAGCAGaaaaataggtgaaggagatggACTAGTTTAACACTTTAATACTTGCCCAGGGCTTCAAGAGAAGAGCTTGTGAATTTTCTTCCAACCACCCAGTGCTCTGTTGCTTCTGCCAGCAGCATCTGATGAGGCTCACAGTGGGGGGTGCGTGTGTAACTGCTGGTCTCAGGAGGCTGCAACCTCAGCCTCAGTTTTAGGCCCAGAACTCACAGGTGTAGAAGGCCCCTGTCCCAAAAACCAGCCACTGACAGAAACTAAGATTTCCCGAATCTATAAACCGTACAACATGATAAGTATTCTACAGGAGTAGGTACTGTTCTTCCCAATTTGTCCTTAAGGTGATCTTGCCTCACTGTTTCTTGGTTGAAACAAGATTATTAATGCATGTCTTCTTAATCTGCACTGTTGAGCTTGTTTGTTTTCCCATCTTAAAAGGAGATGGGATTAGAACTGACTTCTTAGACTCTGGGCTGTGGAACCCCTTGAAGAACCTGGAATCCTCTCCGACATCCACTTCaacaacacagacacacacacacacaactgtggAGCTCAGGTTCCGGGTTAAGAACTGAACCTCTGTGGCTTCTGCATTCCATGAAGCCAGAATGAGGGCCCTGCACTTCCCCTATACCATGCTTTGAACCCTTCTCCGTTCACCCAGGCTGGGGTGTAATAGTAACTATATCAGATCTTTTTGGGTATAAAAGATCTTAGTCATAACCAACGACATAGTCCTGCCACTTCCCAAATTTCATGATGTGGACCATTTCCTGTCTGAGCTctctagaggggaaaaaaaaagcttcaccTTTCTGATCTCTGGACCTACTGAATCCCTATAGTCATCTGCACAGAAACTTAGTACCTTCTAGGAATTTAAGAACTTAGTCCTTTACCTTTCTCTGCACATTTGCATCTGTTGCCTACATCCAAAACAGAACTGGTGTCTAGTGCTCCTTCAAACTGTGGCCTCACTCAGCTCTCTGTGAAACAGTCTGAAGTAAAGCAAGCAACTAGAAATTGAGGGGCCATAGAAGATAGCAAAAAGGATGTTCCAAAAGGGCtttgacaccaagaagtttgttTAAAGACCAAGCACTTCCTCTGCGTGCAGCAAGAGACTAGGGAAGCAGAGGACTTCAAAtgtcagtttgggatgatttataAAGTTTCTAATGACAAAGTGCCAGAAAGAGTAAGTGACAGAAGAAGAAACTAGAACTGAGGACACAGCTTTCCTGGGTTCAGATTTcaactttggggacttccctggtggtgcagtggttaagaatccgcctgccaatgcaggggacatgggttcgagccctggtccgggaagatcccacatgccacggagcaactaagcctgtgcgccacaactgctgagcctgcttgcgccctagagcccgtgagccacaactactgaagccggcgtgctgtgctccacaagagaagccagcgcaatgagaagtccgcgcactgcaatgaagagtagcccctgcttgccgcaactagagaaagcctgcgggcagcaacaaagacccaacgcagccaaacaaacaaacaaaaacttcaaCTTCGATTCAAACCCAAAGTTCTTAGCTATGCAACCATGAACAAGTTAACCTTTTTTAGCCAGTTTCCTCCTCCTCTAAAAAAATGCAGACCATAAGCAGCTGAGGGGTTTCAAAGGGACCATTCTGGAATCGGGGAGGTCATGTTAACTGAGGTGTAGACTTGGTGTGGGGAAGGTGGACTCTTTTCCACTAATTTCGGAGGTCCTCCACAGCAGAGATTTTTTCTGGGGCCCTGGAAAGAGATCCGGACTGGAATTCCTTCACCATTGAACGAATATTTCTGTATGCCAACTGTTCCAGGCCTTGTTCAAAGTAAGCACTGCGGCTGCAAGTGTAAACAGGGCAAAGTTCCATCCCTCAGGGATTGTAATGGGGGAGGCCtgctaaaacaggtaaacaaaaaCGTGTAACTTAAAGTTACAGGGTGGAATCCCGGCTCAGCTCCAGTTTCCCTCACTGAGATGGGGGGACTGGACTGAGGTCCCCAACATCCCTCGCAGCGCCAATCGACTTAGCCCACAATCACTTCCGTCCGTTTGTTGCCGACATCCGGTTCCTTGGGCTCATTTCCATTCCCAGGCTTGAGGGGGTGGGGTAAGGGCGCGGCGTGGGAGGGGGGAGTGTGCGTATGACGCCACGTCCGGCGCGCGGCGGAACTAGTCTTCCTATGCTTCCGCGGCGGGGCCGGAAGTGGAAGCGGTGGTGGCGGCGGCCCAAAgcggagggaaagaggaagacagGGATCCCGGGAGCCGGAGCCGGAGTTGCAGCGGCGGTAATAGTCTGAGACCCCTCTAGGCCACCATCCCCAGCGCGGGCCCGCTGGGCTCGACGGGAGTTAGCGGGGATGCTGCCTGGCCTGTGGGACGCTGGGGGCCCGGGAGCCGATGTGAGGGGAGGCGGGAGTGGGGAGGCCGGGCCAGCTCCAGAATCGAGTTGCCCCCGACCCTGACCCGGCGCCCCCTAGGGACACTCTGATCCGCGGGCTTGTCTTCGCCTTTCCCAGGAGACCCCTGTGCGGTGCGGAGGGGGCGGGGGCCCCGGCTCTGACCCGCGCCGGGGGGTGGGCCATGGCGGAGATCAGCGACCTGGACCGGCAGATCGAGCAGCTGCGGCGCTGCGAGCTCATCAAGGAGAGCGAAGTCAAGGCCCTGTGCGCTAAGGCTAGGTGAGCCCTGTGGCTCCGGGGAAGAGAGGCTTGGGGTTCCGGCCTGGGGCAAACCCAGCTGAGAACTTTGGGCCTGGCTCATCCTGGAAGCTTTCCTGGAGAGGAGCGGAATAGGGCCTCTTTCCTCGAGGAGCAGCCAGCCTGTTGGGGGAAGACAGACCTGGATGAAGACACTTGAAGTATTAGATGATGTGTTTTCAGTGTAGTTAGTTACAGAAAGTACTTAGGAAGCTCAGGGAAACAACCCTGTCTGTCTGGGGGGAACAGAGAACGTTTCTTGGAGGAACTTTGGGATAGACGTCGAAGAATAAGATGATAAAAGGGAGTGTCAGCAAGAACAGGAGTTCAAGGCAGAAAAGCTAAAGACTCTGTGGTTTACAGTGTTCTTTTAATTCCAATAACAACCCTAAAAGGTGGATGGAATTGATCCCATCTTACAGGTGAGGACTCTCATATTCAGTAATTAAGGGATGGATCGTGAAGCCAGTTCTCCATGTCCTGCCCCTTTTCGGGCTATAATGCAAGAAAGTGGAGTTGGATCACTCTCATATTCATTGTGGGAGCCTAGGAAATAGTAGCCAATAAGCCAGAGTAGAATTAAGCAAGGTCTGGAGGGAGGCCCAACTCAGTTCTGTGGGAAGTAGGGTGATGTAGTGATTAAGAACCAGGTTTTGGAATATGATGGCAGTAGGCTGGAATCAGCTCTGCCAACTTCCTCGCTGTGTTGCTGATgttgaggtctctgagactccgTTTCTTCATGTGGGGATAATAGTACTTAATAAGATGGTTGGTGCTTGGGATGTGCTTAGCATAGGCTTTGGTAAAATGTAAGTGCCGGACAAACGTTGGGTGTTACTGAAATTATTTTGTAGGAAGAGGGCAATGCTGATATGGACAGAAGTTATTAGAGAAGGATTATAAGAGAAGGTGGCCTTGAAAGGTGAAAATAATTTGGATAGCTGATGGGTGCAGGCCCAGTGAGGAAGGGCATTCCTAGCAGGATGAGAATAGGAGTGGAGCCCTGAGATGTGTGGGCAGTGGTGAGACCAGTTACCTGCCTCTGAGGAACTTTCCATGGCTTCCACCATGCTGGAGAATTGTGGGGAAAGTGCCAGCAGAATTACCCCACATTGATGGAACAACAGGCCCACTGTTAGCCTGGCCTTGTACTGGCAAAGACCTTATATCCATTTCCGTCCCACAGCCATCCTGTGAGGTTGgaattattagccccattttacagaacgGGAAGCTGTGACTCCTTGAAGCCTAGTGATTTGACCAAGGCCACCCAGAGAGAAAGTGGCTGTCAGGCTCTTTGCTTGGCTTTGCCCCACACAAACCTGTAACAGCCAGACAGGTCCTGCATGAATTTGGTGAACAGGCAGGGCCTGCTTTTAAATGCTCATCTGTGGCTCTTCATGTATTCAGTCTTCATTGCTCTTTGCAGCCCTGTGGAATAGGCAGGGCATGGGGTGAGTATTTCACAAAGAGGACACTGAGCCTCAGAGAAGATAATGTCTTGCCCCTGGTCTCACAGCTGATCGGAGGGGAGCCTGGTTTTGGATCCAGGTCTTTGACCATACTCCACGCTCACTGACAGCCAGGCAGACAGACATTTAGACTCTGAGAGAGGCAGCAGGGGACTACTGAGGGGTGGAAGGGTCCTGCCCAGCTCCTAAGATGGAGCTTGGAGGTACTAGGCTCAGGCCTGAGGTGGCCATTGTTATCCCAGGCCCAGTCTGGAGGAGGACCAACTCTAGCACCTGGCCATGGCCTCCTGAGGAACCACCAGGGGCCCAGGCTGAGGCTGGTCGTGTCAAGAGCTTTTGCTTGCTCAGAGGGTACGGAGGCTCAAAACCTTGGAACTACAGAGGCCTGGGAGCTGAATTTGCTCTTGTGAAAAACATCAGCACATTAGAACGGCCGAGGGTTTTGAATCGGGGGGGTAGTCTTCAGTATGAAGTATGGCTTTGTCACCTATAAACAGTGTGACCCTGGTCAAGTCACTCTACATCTCCAAGTCTGAAATCCTTACGGAGCCTGCATGAGATTCTTCATATCCAGGGACAGGGTCTGGCGCTTTGGTCGGCAGTGTTCATTGTGGAAGTGAAGGTGAGCAGGTGGGAGCCCCGAGAGGGCTGCTGATGTGCTGCAGGTGACAGAGCTGGGGCCTGCTTCCCACGCTG from Mesoplodon densirostris isolate mMesDen1 chromosome 16, mMesDen1 primary haplotype, whole genome shotgun sequence includes:
- the ALDOA gene encoding fructose-bisphosphate aldolase A codes for the protein MPHQYPALTPEQKKELSDIAHRIVAPGKGILAADESTGSIAKRLQSIGTENTEENRRFYRQLLLTADDRVNPCIGGVILFHETLYQKADDGRPFPQVIKAKGGVVGIKVDKGVVPLAGTNGETTTQGLDGLSERCAQYKKDGADFAKWRCVLKIGEHTPSALAIMENANVLARYASICQQNGIVPIVEPEILPDGDHDLKRCQYVTEKVLAAVYKALSDHHIYLEGTLLKPNMVTPGHACTHKYSHEEIAMATVTALRRTVPPAVPGITFLSGGQSEEDASINLSAINKCQLLKPWALTFSYGRALQASALKAWGGKKENLKAAQEEYIKRALANSLACQGKYTPSGKAGAAASESLFISNHAY